Part of the Streptomyces sp. NBC_00457 genome, AGTCCGGTAGCTCCTCGGCCAGTTGACGGTACGTCAGCCCGGGCCGCCAGGACGGCAGGTGCACCTCGTACACGGAGAACGGCGCCACATGCACGGGCACGTCCCCGCGCCGCGCCAGCCACTTGGAGTCGCCCCACTCGTAGTCGGACGCCGTCACCACTGAGGCCGTGTTCGGCGGGACCTCCGCACGGCGGGCCATCGGGTCGGCCTTGAGGAAGCGGCCACCGTACCGGGAGGTGATCTCAAACTTGTAGCGGGTGCCCTCGCCGATGCCGGGCAGGAACAGCTCCCAGACGCCGGACGAACCGAGGGACCGCATGGGGAACGCCGTCCCGTCCCAGCAGGTGAACTCCCCGGCGACGCGCACACCTTGAGCGTTCGGAGCCCAGACCGTGAAGCGGGTGCCGGTGACGCCCTGGTGGGTCATCGGCTCGGCGCCCAGCGCCCGCCACAGCTGCTCGTGCCGGCCCTCGCGGATCAGATGCAGGTCGAGATCGCCGAGGGCGGGCAGGAAGCGGTACGGGTCGTGGACTTCGTACTCATCGTCCTCATAGGCGACCACCAGCGTGTACGACGGAATCGCGTCCAGCGGCAGTACGGCGGAGAAGAGGCCGTCCCCGTCCGAGGCCAGGCCGGTGCGCCGGCCGTCGATCACAACGCTCACCGCGCGGGCGAACGGACGCAGCGCCCGGAAGGCCACCCCGCCCGGCACCGGATGGGCGCCGAGCAGGGCGTGCGGGTCGTGATGGGCGCCGGCCAGGAGGCGCTCACGGTCGGCGGGGTCCAGGGGCGCGGCCGTGGGCGGCAGCGGGCCGGACGGCTCGGGGAGGGAGGTGTCACGCAGGGCCACGGCTTCAGCTTCCTCTCACGGCGAGACGCTCGATCGCCGCCATCGGCACGGAGAGCCAGTCCGGACGGTTTCTGGCTTCGTACAGCACTTCGTACACGGCGCGGTCGGTCTCGTAGGCGCGCAGCAGCCCGTGCTTCTTGCGCGGGTCCCAGCCCGCACGGGCGGCATAGCCCGCGCAGTAGGCCTCCCGGCAGCGGCGCGCCCACTCGGGACGCCACGGCCGGCGCTGCCGGGCCGCGTAGTCGAAGGAGCGCAGCATGCCCGCGATGTCCCGCACCGGCGACTGGGCGCTGCACCGCTCGGCGAGCGGCCGGGACGGCTCGCCCTCGAAGTCGATGACGAACCACTCGCGCCCGGCGCGCAGCACCTGCCCGAGATGCAGATCGCCGTGGATCCGCTGGGCGGGCGGCCCGGTGTCGCAGGTCGTGAGCGCGGAGAACGCGGTCCGCAGACCGGGGACGAACGGCCGCAGCGCCGGTACGCAGTGCGCGGCGGCGTCCAGCCGCGAGATCATCGCAGCCGCCGTGCGGCCGTGCTCCTCGTGCGCGCCCGCCGGGAAGGCCGACGCCAGCGACAGGTGCACCTCGGCCATCGCCTGCCCCAACTGGTGTGCCTGTGCGGTGAAGTCGGCACCGGACGACAACGCGTGCAGCGCCAGGGTCCAGCCGTCGGACGCGTCCCGCAGATACGGCTGCAGCACGCCGAGCGTGGCCTCCTGCGGATGCGTGGTCCGGAACCAGGCCACCGGCGCGGGCACCCGGCGGCAGCCCAGCTCGGCGAGCGCGCCCGGTACCTCCAGGTCGGGGTTGACGCCCGGCTGGATGCGCCGGAAGACCTTCAGGATGTACATGTCGCCGTACACCAGCGAGGAGTTGGACTGTTCGGCGTCCAGCAGCCGGGGCGGCAGTCCGGCGGGGATCTCCACGGCCGGGTCGGCCTCGAAGCGCAGGGGGCCCACCGTGCCGGGATGCCGCAGCCGTTCCAGGAGCAGCTGCGCCGAGCGCGGGTCGTGCAGCGCGTCGTACACCGTCAGGCCGGCCAGCGGCCCGTCCTCCGCCCGCCCGATCAGGGCCCGGCCGAGACGCGGCGACAGATGCCTGCGCACACCGAGGAGCAACTGGTAGCAGTCACCGGCCGGCGCGGCACCGGTGCCGCCGGGGGCGGGCACGGCCGGGGGGCCGGCGTGCACCAGCAGGTGCAGACAGCCCGGATACAGCTCCGTCATGGACAGCAGCGCGAGGTCGGTGACGGGCCGGTCCTTGCCCGCGAACCACCGCTGCCGCGGCAGCCAATCGCGCAGCAGCCCGGCGAGCGAGGCCATGGGCCCGGCGACAGCCGTACGACTGGGGTGCAGCGATGCGGTCTTCGGCATGGTGACGCGTCCTTTCCTCGGCGCCCACTCAGTGGCGTCGGCCGATGCGGGATGCGACTCGGACGAGCCGGAACCAGTAGAAGCCGTGGCCCCCCAGGGTCAGCAGGTACGGAAGTTCACCGATGGCGGGGAAGCGGACCCCGCCGAACAGCTCAACGGGATGCCGGCCGCTGAACTCGCGCAGGTCCAGCTCGGTGGGCTGCGCGAAGCGCGCGAAGTTGCTCACGCAGAGCACCAGGTCGTCCTCGTACTCGCGCAGGAAGGCGATCACCGCCGGGTTGGAGGACTGCAGTTCGGTGTACGAGCCAAGCCCGAAGGCCGGGTTCTGCTTGCGGATCTCGATCATGCGGCGGGTCCAGTGCAGCAGTGACGAGGGCGAGGACATGGACGCCTCGACGTTGGTGACCTGGTGGCCGTAGACCGGATCCATGATCGTCGGCAGGAAGAGCCGGCCCGGGTCACAGGTGGAGAAGCCCGCGTTGCGGTCCGGGGTCCACTGCATGGGCGTGCGGACGGCGTCGCGGTCGCCGAGCCAGATGTTGTCGCCCATGCCGATCTCGTCGCCGTAGTAGAGGATCGGCGAGCCCGGGAGGGACAGCAGCAGGGCGGTGAACAGTTCGATCGTGTGGCGGTCGTTGTCGAGGAGCGGGGCGAGGCGGCGGCGGATGCCGATGTTGGCGCGCATACGCGGGTCCTTCGCGTATTCGGCCCACATGTAGTCGCGTTCCTCGTCGGTGACCATTTCCAGGGTGAGCTCGTCGTGGTTGCGCAGGAAGATGCCCCACTGGCAGTTGGCGGGAATCGCCGGGGTCTTGGCGAGGATTTCCGAGACCGGGTAGCGGGATTCCCGGCGTACGGCCATGAAGATCCGCGGCATCACCGGGAAATGGAACGCCATATGGCATTCGTCGCCGCCCGACGCGTAGTCGCCGAAGTAGTCGACGACGTCTTCCGGCCACTGGTTCGCCTCCGCCAGCAGCACCGTGTCCGGATACAGCGCGTCGATCTCACGGCGGACGCGTTTCAGGAACTGGTGCGTGGCGGGGAGGTTCTCGCAGTTGGTGCCATCGGCCGCGTACAGATAGGGCACGGCGTCGAGCCGGTAGCCGTCGACGCCCAGGTCCAGCCAGAACCGGAGGGCGGCCAGGATTTCCTCCTGGACGGCCGGGTTCTCGTAGTTCAGATCCGGCTGGTGGGAGAAGAAGCGGTGGAAGAAGTACTGGCCCCGTACCGGGTCGAAGGTCCAGTTGGAGGCCTCGGTATCGACGAAGATGATCCGGGCGTCCTGGAACTGCTTGTCGTCGTCGGCCCACATGTAGTAATCGCCGTACGGGCCGTCGGGATTGGTGCGGGACTCCTGGAACCACGGGTGCTGGTCGCTGGTGTGGTTCATGACGAAGTCGATGATGACGCGCATACCGCGCTGGTGGGCGGCGTCGACGAATTCCACGAAGTCGGCGAGGTCGCCGAATTCCGGCAGGACGGCCGTGTAGTCGGAGACGTCGTAGCCGCCGTCCCTCAGCGGTGACTTGAAGAACGGCGGCAGCCACAGACAGTCCACGCCCAGCCACTGGAGATAGTCCAGCTTGGCGGTGATGCCCTTCAGGTCGCCGACGCCGTCGCCGTTGCTGTCCTGGAAGGAGCGGACGAGGACCTCGTAGAAGACCGCTCGCTTGAACCACTCCGGGTCCCGGTCCTTGGCGGGAGTGTCCTCGAAGGTGTCCGGGACGGGCTGGTTGACGGTCATGACGCTGCCGACCCTCCGTTGGGCGCCCGCTCCACGTGGAGCACATGCGCGGGAGCCCGGCCGGGCTCCAGGCGGACGTAGTTGGTCCCGCCCCACCGGTATGTCTCGCCCGACAACTCGTCGTGCACGGACACCGACTCGTGCCAGTCAAGGCCGAGTCGCCGCATGTCCAACGAGACCGTGGCCTCCTGGGCGTGGTGCGGGTCGAGGTTCGCGACCACGATCACCGTGTCGTCGCCCGTGCGTTTGCTGTACGCGATGAGGGCGTCGTTGTCGGTCTCGTGGAAGGTGAGGTTCCTGAGCCTGCGCAGTGCGGGGTGGCGGCGCCGGATGGTGTTGAGCTGGGTGATCAGTGGGGCGATGGTGGTCCCCGCGTGTTCGGCCGCTTCCCAGTCGCGGGGCTTGAGCTGGTACTTCTCCGAGTCGAGG contains:
- a CDS encoding maltokinase N-terminal cap-like domain-containing protein, which translates into the protein MPKTASLHPSRTAVAGPMASLAGLLRDWLPRQRWFAGKDRPVTDLALLSMTELYPGCLHLLVHAGPPAVPAPGGTGAAPAGDCYQLLLGVRRHLSPRLGRALIGRAEDGPLAGLTVYDALHDPRSAQLLLERLRHPGTVGPLRFEADPAVEIPAGLPPRLLDAEQSNSSLVYGDMYILKVFRRIQPGVNPDLEVPGALAELGCRRVPAPVAWFRTTHPQEATLGVLQPYLRDASDGWTLALHALSSGADFTAQAHQLGQAMAEVHLSLASAFPAGAHEEHGRTAAAMISRLDAAAHCVPALRPFVPGLRTAFSALTTCDTGPPAQRIHGDLHLGQVLRAGREWFVIDFEGEPSRPLAERCSAQSPVRDIAGMLRSFDYAARQRRPWRPEWARRCREAYCAGYAARAGWDPRKKHGLLRAYETDRAVYEVLYEARNRPDWLSVPMAAIERLAVRGS
- the treS gene encoding maltose alpha-D-glucosyltransferase, translated to MTVNQPVPDTFEDTPAKDRDPEWFKRAVFYEVLVRSFQDSNGDGVGDLKGITAKLDYLQWLGVDCLWLPPFFKSPLRDGGYDVSDYTAVLPEFGDLADFVEFVDAAHQRGMRVIIDFVMNHTSDQHPWFQESRTNPDGPYGDYYMWADDDKQFQDARIIFVDTEASNWTFDPVRGQYFFHRFFSHQPDLNYENPAVQEEILAALRFWLDLGVDGYRLDAVPYLYAADGTNCENLPATHQFLKRVRREIDALYPDTVLLAEANQWPEDVVDYFGDYASGGDECHMAFHFPVMPRIFMAVRRESRYPVSEILAKTPAIPANCQWGIFLRNHDELTLEMVTDEERDYMWAEYAKDPRMRANIGIRRRLAPLLDNDRHTIELFTALLLSLPGSPILYYGDEIGMGDNIWLGDRDAVRTPMQWTPDRNAGFSTCDPGRLFLPTIMDPVYGHQVTNVEASMSSPSSLLHWTRRMIEIRKQNPAFGLGSYTELQSSNPAVIAFLREYEDDLVLCVSNFARFAQPTELDLREFSGRHPVELFGGVRFPAIGELPYLLTLGGHGFYWFRLVRVASRIGRRH